The following coding sequences are from one Mugil cephalus isolate CIBA_MC_2020 chromosome 9, CIBA_Mcephalus_1.1, whole genome shotgun sequence window:
- the LOC125013761 gene encoding odorant receptor 131-2-like, which produces MAANSSLVYDALLSAKFKVIFAEILVLVFLCINLLLIVIYFKKECFHTTARYVLFAVTLLSDSLLLFITDLLLFLTFFYLKMQVWICIIIFFLTSLYTTVTPVTLTAMTLERYVAICMPLRHAELCSTHSTMNCILIIHCISSVPCIVILSTFFASASLSFYKEERICAVGVFMIHVWQDHLRSAISQFYFLIMCIIIIFSYAKIMKVAKAASGENEKSTQKGLRTVALHGFQLLLCLIQLWCPFIEAAVFNINLKLFEHIKYFNYIVFYIAPRCLSPLIYGLRDDMFFHALKNSLLSHKRNLI; this is translated from the coding sequence ATGGCTGCGAACAGCTCACTGGTTTATGATGCTTTATTATCGGCAAAATTCAAGGTGATTTTTGCGGAGATCCTGGTGTtggtttttctttgcatcaaCCTGTTGCTCATTGTGATCTATTTTAAGAAGGAGTGTTTCCACACAACCGCACGCTACGTCTTATTTGCTGTTACATTGCTGTCGGATAGCCTGTTGTTATTCATAACTGATTTGCTGCTgttcttgacttttttttatttgaaaatgcaGGTATGGATCTGTATCATTATCTTTTTTCTAACTTCACTTTATACTACAGTCACACCTGTCACTCTGACAGCAATGACTCTTGAACGATATGTGGCCATTTGTATGCCACTGCGTCATGCAGAGCTGTGCTCCACACACAGCACTATGAACTGTATCCTCATCATTCACTGCATCAGCTCTGTACCCTGCATTGTTATTCTGTCCACCTTCTTTGCATCTGCCTCTCTTAGCTTCTACAAAGAAGAGAGAATATGCGCTGTGGGGGTGTTTATGATTCATGTGTGGCAGGATCACCTTAGATCAGCTATCAGTCAGTTTTACTTCTTGATCATGTGCATCATTATCATTTTCTCTTATGCCAAAATAATGAAAGTGGCCAAAGCTGCATCAGGAGAGAATGAAAAGTCAACACAGAAAGGGCTCAGGACAGTGGCTCTTCATGGTTTCCAGCTGTTGCTCTGTCTCATTCAGCTGTGGTGTCCATTCATAGAAGCTGCTGTATTTAACATTAATTTGAAATTGTTTGAACATATCAAGTACTTTAACTACATTGTGTTCTATATTGCTCCAAGATGTCTGAGTCCTCTCATTTATGGTCTCAGAGATGACATGTTTTTCCATGCACTGAAaaattctcttctctctcataaaagaaatttgatttga
- the LOC125013776 gene encoding odorant receptor 131-2-like, with protein sequence MAANSSLVSDAFLVGNIKVIFAQVLVLVFLCINLLLIVIYFKKECFHTTARYVLFAVTLLSDSLLLFMSDLLLILAHFHLLVQVWMCILISFLTLLYFTVTPVTLTAMTLERYVAICMPLRHAELCSTRSTMACILIIHCISSVPCIVILSTFFASASLSFYKDQRICTVEVFMLHAWQDHIRSAISQFYFLIMCIIIIFSYAKIMKVAKAASGENKKSTQKGLRTVALHSFQLLLCLIQLWCPFIEVAIFKIDSKLFEHIRYFNYIVFRLAPRCLSPLIYGLRDDMFFRALKNSLLSHKRNLI encoded by the coding sequence ATGGCTGCAAACAGCTCACTGGTTTCTGATGCTTTCTTGGTGGGAAATATCAAGGTGATTTTTGCACAGGTCCTGGTGTtggtttttctttgcatcaaCCTGTTGCTCATTGTGATCTATTTTAAGAAGGAGTGTTTCCACACAACTGCACGCTACGTCTTATTTGCTGTTACATTGCTGTCGGATAGCCTGTTGTTGTTCATGTCTGATTTGCTGCTGATCTTGGCCCATTTTCATTTACTAGTACAGGTATGGATGTGTATCCTTATCTCATTTCTGACATTACTGTATTTTACAGTCACACCTGTCACTCTGACAGCAATGACTCTTGAACGATATGTGGCCATTTGTATGCCGCTGCGTCATGCAGAGCTGTGCTCCACGCGCAGCACTATGGCCTGTATCCTCATCATTCACTGCATCAGCTCTGTACCCTGCATTGTTATTCTGTCCACCTTCTTTGCATCTGCCTCTCTTAGCTTCTACAAAGATCAGAGAATATGCACTGTGGAGGTGTTTATGCTTCATGCGTGGCAGGATCACATTAGATCAGCTATCAGTCAGTTTTACTTCTTGATCATGTGCATCATTATCATTTTCTCCTATGctaaaataatgaaagtggCCAAAGCTGCATCAGGAGAGAATAAAAAGTCAACACAGAAAGGGCTCAGGACAGTGGCTCTTCACAGTTTTCAGCTGTTGCTCTGTCTCATCCAGCTGTGGTGTCCATTCATAGAAGTTGCTATATTTAAGATTGATTCTAAACTGTTTGAACATATCAGGTACTTTAACTACATTGTGTTTCGTCTTGCTCCAAGATGTCTGAGTCCTCTCATTTATGGTCTTAGAGATGACATGTTTTTCCGTGCACTGAAaaattctcttctctctcataAAAGAAATTTGATTTGA
- the LOC125014099 gene encoding diablo IAP-binding mitochondrial protein-like — MAALSRGVAYLRFVRSSARFLFSGRKPSVNNKLGRWKNITGIVSVAVGSGLCAVPFKQVDNLSHDSLVKRAASLVTDSSTTFLSQTTLAFVDAITEYSKAVHTLVALHRQYLDSLGKLTPAQEDSIWQVIIGQRVQVGDRHDECKRFELTWVSAVRLCETAAEAAYASGAEHLSIAMRTNIDLAQSQVEETRKISLDADKKLAETKVMEVERMAQYAASLEGSNDEEEVPDAYLRED; from the exons ATGGCCGCTCTCAGTAGAGGAGTAGCTTATCTCCGTTTCGTGAG GAGTTCTGCTCGTTTCCTGTTCAGCGGCAGAAAACCGTCCGTCAACAATAAACTGGGAAGATGGAAAAATATCACAGGAATAGTGTCTGTAGCCGTGGGCAGTGGCCTGTGTGCTGTGCCTTTCAAACAG GTGGACAACCTTTCTCATGACTCCCTGGTCAAACGAGCAGCCTCTCTGGTAACAGACAGCTCAACCACTTTCCTTTCTCAGACCACCTTGGCTTTTGTAGATGCCATCACTGAGTATTCAAAA GCTGTTCACACACTCGTTGCCCTACACAGACAATATCTGGACTCTTTGGGAAAACTGACTCCAGCGCAGGAGGATTCAATCTGGCAGGTGATCATTGGTCAGCGTGTACAG GTCGGCGACAGACATGATGAATGCAAGCGTTTCGAGTTAACCTGGGTCAGCGCGGTGAGGCTGTGTGAAACAGCAGCCGAGGCAGCGTACGCATCAG GAGCCGAGCATTTATCCATCGCGATGCGGACAAACATAGATCTGGCCCAGTCGCAGGTGGAGGAGACGCGGAAAATCTCACTGGATGCAGATAAGAAGCTGGCTGAGACTAAAGTGATGGAGGTAGAGAGGATGGCACAATACGCCGCCTCCTTGGAGGGTAGCAACGACGAGGAAGAAGTGCCTGATGCTTATCTAAGAGAAGACTGA
- the LOC125013829 gene encoding odorant receptor 131-2-like has product MASNSSLIGVGPSVLQDNYRVILVQVLVTVFLCINSFLIITFFLKDFFYTTMRYILFATTLLSDCLFLVMSDVLLILKYFTFTIQMWLCVIIYVVMSVYTFVTPVTLTAMTLERYVAICLPLRHGELCSMRTALHLILIIHGLSLIPCVVILSIFFASATHAFYIQNRVCSVEIFIFHSWQGHFRSAISQFYFLIMCTTIIFSYVKIMKVAKAASGENKKSTGKGLRTVALHGFQLLLCLVQLWCPFIEAAVLQIDFMLFINVRYFNYVVFNLTPRCLSPLIYGLRDEAFFHAVKYYVLCGMCKNKSLGFTI; this is encoded by the coding sequence ATGGCGTCCAATAGCTCACTGATTGGTGTTGGACCGTCAGTGCTCCAGGACAATTACAgggtcattttagttcaggttttggtcacagtttttctttgcatcaaCAGTTTTCTAATCATAACCTTTTTCTTGAAGGATTTCTTCTACACGACCATGCGCTACATCTTATTTGCTACCACACTGCTGTCTGATTGTCTGTTTTTAGTAATGAGTGATGTCCTACTCATTCTGAAGTATTTCACGTTCACCATACAAatgtggttgtgtgttattATATATGTTGTTATGTCCGTGTACACGTTTGTCACGCCTGTCACTCTCACGGCGATGACCCTGGAACGCTACGTGGCCATTTGCCTGCCGCTGCGTCATGGAGAGCTGTGCTCCATGCGCACTGCTCTGCACCTTATCCTCATTATTCATGGCCTCAGCTTGATACCCTGTGTTGTTattctctccattttctttgcATCAGCAACTCACGCCTTCTATATCCAGAACCGAGTGTGCTCTGTGGAGATATTCATCTTTCACAGTTGGCAGGGTCATTTTAGATCAGCTATCAGTCAGTTTTACTTCTTGATCATGTGCACCACTATCATTTTCTCctatgttaaaataatgaaagtggCCAAAGCTGCGTCAGGAGAGAATAAAAAGTCGACAGGGAAAGGTCTCAGGACAGTTGCTCTACAcggtttccagctgctgctctgtcttgTCCAGCTGTGGTGTCCATTCATAGAAGCAGCTGTCCTTCAGattgatttcatgttatttattaatgtcaGATACTTTAACTATGTTGTGTTTAATCTTACTCCAAGATGTCTGAGTCCTCTGATCTATGGCCTCAGGGATGAGGCATTTTTCCATGCAGTGAAATACTATGTTCTCTGTGGTATGTGCAAGAACAAATCCTTAGGTTTTACTATTTGA
- the LOC125013791 gene encoding odorant receptor 131-2-like codes for MAANSSLVSDAFLVGKIKLIFAEVLVLVFLCINLLLIVIYFKKECFHTTARYVLFAVTLLSDSLLLFMSDLLLILTHFHLLVQVWMCILISFLALLYFTVTPVTLTAMTLERYVAICMPLRHAELCSTRSTMACILIIHCISSVPCIVILSTFFASASLSFYKDQRICTVEVFMFHAWQDHLRSAISQFYFFIMCIIIIFSYAKIMKVAKAASGENKKSTQKGLRTVVLHSFQLLLCLIQLWCPFIEAAIFKIDFKLFEHIRYFNYIVFYLAPRCLSPLIYGLRDDMFFRALKNSLLSHKRNLI; via the coding sequence ATGGCTGCAAACAGCTCACTGGTTTCTGATGCTTTCTTGGTGGGAAAAATCAAGCTGATTTTTGCAGAGGTCCTGGTGTtggtttttctttgcatcaaCCTGTTGCTCATTGTGATCTATTTTAAGAAGGAGTGTTTCCACACAACTGCACGCTATGTCTTATTTGCTGTTACATTGCTGTCAGATAGCCTGTTGTTGTTCATGTCTGATTTGCTGCTGATCTTGACCCATTTTCATTTACTAGTACAGGTATGGATGTGTATTCTTATCTCATTTCTGGCATTACTGTATTTTACAGTCACACCTGTCACTCTGACAGCAATGACTCTTGAACGATATGTGGCCATTTGTATGCCGCTGCGTCATGCAGAGCTGTGCTCCACACGCAGCACTATGGCCTGTATCCTCATCATTCACTGCATCAGCTCTGTACCCTGCATTGTTATTCTGTCCACCTTCTTTGCATCTGCCTCTCTTAGCTTCTACAAAGATCAGAGAATATGCACTGTGGAGGTGTTTATGTTTCATGCGTGGCAGGATCACCTTAGATCAGCTATCAGTCAGTTTTACTTCTTCATCATGTGCATCATTATCATTTTCTCCTATGctaaaataatgaaagtggCCAAAGCTGCATCAGGAGAGAATAAAAAGTCAACACAGAAAGGGCTCAGGACAGTGGTTCTTCATAGTTTTCAGCTGTTGCTCTGTCTTATCCAGCTGTGGTGTCCATTCATAGAAGCTGCTATATTTAAGattgattttaaactgtttgAACATATCAGGTACTTTAACTACATTGTGTTTTATCTTGCTCCAAGATGTCTGAGTCCTCTCATTTATGGCCTTAGAGATGACATGTTTTTCCGTGCACTGAAaaattctcttctctctcataAAAGAAATTTGATTTGA
- the LOC125013803 gene encoding odorant receptor 131-2-like, with product MASNSSLVGVGLSVLQVNYRVILVQVLVTVFLCINSFLIITFFLKDFFYTTMRYILFATTLLSDCLFLVMTDVLLILSYFKVTIQMWLCVIIYVVMSVYTFVTPVSLTAMTLERYVAICLPLRHGELCSMRSALHLILIIHGLSSIPCVVILSIFFASATHAFYIQNRVCSVEIFIFHSWQGHLRSAISQFYFLIMCITIVFSYVKIMTVAKAASGENKKSTWKGLRTVVLHGFQLLLCLIQLWCPFIESAVLQMNFMLFINIRYFNYITFILAPRCLSPLIYGLRDEMFFHSLKYYALCGSYKKQAPG from the coding sequence ATGGCATCCAATAGCTCACTGGTTGGTGTTGGACTGTCAGTGCTCCAGGTCAATTACAgggtcattttagttcaggttttggtcacagtttttctttgcatcaaCAGTTTTCTAATCATAACCTTTTTCTTGAAGGATTTCTTCTACACGACCATGCGTTACATCTTATTTGCTACCACATTGCTGTCTGATTGTCTGTTTTTAGTAATGACTGATGTCCTACTCATTCTGAGCTATTTCAAGGTCACCATACAAatgtggttgtgtgttattATATATGTTGTTATGTCCGTATACACGTTTGTCACGCCTGTCAGTCTCACAGCGATGACCCTGGAGCGCTACGTGGCCATTTGCCTGCCGCTGCGTCATGGAGAGCTGTGCTCCATGCGCAGTGCTCTGCACCTTATCCTCATCATTCATGGCCTCAGCTCCATACCCTGTGTTGTTattctctccattttctttgcATCAGCAACTCACGCCTTCTATATCCAGAACCGAGTGTGCTCTGTGGAGATATTCATCTTTCACAGCTGGCAGGGTCATCTTAGATCAGCCATCAGTCAGTTTTACTTCTTGATCATGTGCATCACTATCGTTTTCTCCTACGTTAAAATAATGACAGTGGCCAAAGCTGCGTCAGGAGAGAATAAAAAGTCGACATGGAAAGGGCTCAGGACAGTGGTTCTTCAcggtttccagctgctgctctgtcttaTCCAGCTGTGGTGTCCATTCATAGAATCTGCTGTACTTCAAATGaactttatgttatttattaatatcaGATACTTTAATTACATAACTTTTATTCTTGCTCCTAGATGTCTGAGTCCTCTCATTTACGGTCTCAGGGATGAAATGTTCTTTCATTCACTGAAATACTATGCTCTGTGTGGCTCGTACAAAAAACAAGCACCAGGCTAA
- the LOC125013783 gene encoding odorant receptor 131-2-like yields MANNSSLLVSNAPLRRTINDRVILVQVLVALFLCTNLMLLTVFFMKEVFYTSMRYILFANTLLSDCVILIVTNILLSMSYFQVTTQMWLCMIFVAVSSLYNFVTPVTLTAMTLERYVAICLPLRHGELCSSHRALQLILIIHGLSIIPCVVVMLVFFIAVNFRVYNQYTICSVEMFIVHSWQGHLRSAISQFYFLIMCITIVFSYVKIMKVAKAASGENKKSTGKGLRTVVLHAFQLLLCLIQLCCPFIEAAVLQIDLMLFINVRYFNYIMFNLTPRCLSPLIYGLRDEAFFHAVKYYVLCGMCKNKSLGFTI; encoded by the coding sequence atggCAAATAACAGCTCGCTGCTTGTCAGTAATGCACCATTAAGACGAACAATCAATGACCGGGTGATTTTAGTTCAGGTTCTGGTGGCGCTTTTCCTTTGCACCAACTTAATGCTGCTCACTGTCTTTTTTATGAAGGAAGTCTTTTACACGTCCATGCGGTACATCTTATTCGCCAACACGTTACTCTCTGATTGTGTGATTTTAATTGTAACAAATATATTGCTGTCCATGAGTTATTTTCAAGTCACCACACAGATGTGGTTGTGTATGATATTTGTCGCAGTGTCATCTCTGTATAATTTTGTGACGCCTGTCACTCTGACAGCGATGACCCTGGAGCGCTACGTGGCTATTTGCCTGCCACTGCGTCATGGAGAGCTGTGCTCCTCACACAGGGCTCTGCAACTTATCCTCATCATCCACGGCCTCAGCATCATACCCTGTGTTGTGGTTATGTTAGTTTTCTTCATAGCTGTCAATTTCCGTGTCTACAACCAATACACAATCTGCTCTGTGGAGATGTTTATTGTGCACAGTTGGCAGGGTCATCTTAGATCAGCTATtagtcagttttatttcttgATCATGTGCATCACTATTGTTTTCTCCtatgtgaaaataatgaaagtggCCAAAGCTGCATCAGGAGAGAATAAAAAGTCAACAGGGAAAGGGCTCAGGACAGTGGTTCTTCATGctttccagctgctgctctgtctcaTCCAGCTGTGTTGTCCATTCATAGAAGCAGCTGTCCTTCAGATtgatttaatgttatttattaatgtcaGATACTTTAACTATATTATGTTTAATCTTACTCCAAGATGTCTGAGTCCTCTGATCTATGGCCTCAGGGATGAGGCATTTTTTCATGCAGTGAAATACTATGTTCTCTGTGGTATGTGCAAGAACAAATCCTTAGGTTTTACTATTTGA
- the LOC125013805 gene encoding odorant receptor 131-2-like, with translation MAANSSLVYDALLSAKFKVIFAEILVLVFLCINLLLIVIYFKKECFHTTARYILFAVTLLSDSLLLFITDLLLFLTFFYLKMQVWMCIIIVVLIILYITVTPVTLTAMTLERYVAICMPLRHAELCSTRSTMNCILIIHCISAVPCIVILSAFFASASLSFYKEERICTVEVFMLHEWQDHLRSAISQFYFFIMCIIIIFSYAKIMKVAKAASGENKKSTQKGLRTVVLHSFQLLLCLIQLWCPFIEAAMFNINFKLFEHIRYFNYIVFYIAPRCLSPLIYGLRDDMFFRALKNSLLSHKRNLI, from the coding sequence ATGGCTGCGAACAGCTCACTGGTTTATGATGCTTTATTATCGGCAAAATTCAAGGTGATTTTTGCGGAGATCCTGGTGTtggtttttctttgcatcaaCCTGTTGCTCATTGTGATCTATTTTAAGAAGGAGTGTTTCCACACAACTGCACGCTACATCTTATTTGCTGTTACATTGCTGTCGGATAGCCTGTTGTTATTCATAACTGATTTGCTGCTgttcttgacttttttttatttgaaaatgcaGGTATGGATGTGCATTATCATCGTTGTTTTAATTATACTTTATATTACAGTCACACCCGTCACTCTGACAGCAATGACTCTGGAACGATATGTGGCCATTTGTATGCCGCTGCGTCATGCAGAGCTCTGCTCCACGCGTAGCACTATGAACTGTATCCTCATCATTCACTGCATCAGCGCTGTACCCTGCATTGTTATTCTGTCTGCCTTCTTTGCATCTGCCTCTCTTAGCTTCTATAAAGAAGAGAGAATATGCACTGTGGAGGTGTTTATGCTTCATGAGTGGCAGGATCACCTTAGATCAGCTATCAGTCAGTTTTACTTCTTCATCATGTGCATCATTATCATTTTCTCCTATGctaaaataatgaaagtggCCAAAGCTGCATCAGGAGAGAATAAAAAGTCAACACAGAAAGGGCTCAGGACAGTGGTTCTTCACAGTTTCCAGCTGTTGCTCTGTCTCATCCAGCTGTGGTGTCCATTCATAGAAGCTGCTATGTTTAACATTAATTTTAAACTGTTTGAACATATCAGGTACTTTAActacattgtgttttatattgcTCCAAGATGTCTGAGTCCTCTCATTTATGGTCTCAGAGATGACATGTTCTTCCGTGCACTGAAaaattctcttctctctcataAAAGAAATTTGATTTGA